CTTATTTATCTGCCATAATGGAGCTTTTGAGACTTCCCTACGGCATTGTTATCCAATTCAACCCATGTACCTGTAATAACCTCCTCTCTTCTTGTGTCAGTCTGCAGATGCAGAGGATGCAGGTCCTGGGGTCAAGCAGGAGTtgactgaaggagaggaggacccacggcacagcagagacatccagactggTGTGCCCCCTGTAGCCACAGAGAACCCCTCCACCGCCCAAGAGCAGTCCAGGACCCAATGCAGCATCATGGAGGTCAGTGGAACGCTGAACGCCATCctcaagtcagagacagacaccGAGACTTTAACGGGGATAAACCGATTGGGCTGTCAACCTGCTCCACACTCAGAGTATTTACTTTACGGCAACCTGAGCCCAAGGACTGTTCTGTCCCATCGGGACTCAGGTGACACTTTACAGACTGTCAATGATCCATCGTGTTCATacactacagagacagagatgatacCTGGTGACATGCCTGTGGTATTAGATACACAGACTAATCCAATGAAAGTGGACTGgaaccagtacagtagtagtgtatacTCGGAAGGGTGCCGAGATAAGAAAGGGGAGGGTCTGGTCGTAGATGAGGTGATTGTGAAAGTGGAGGACGATGCTCCTCTGATATGGAGTGCAGACGAAACTCACTTAGGAGAAGGACACTCGCAGGGCAACACCAGTGACTTCTTAGACTACAGGGAAAGCTTAGAAACAAATCTAAATGTCGAGACCCACTCCCCTTTACACGAGTTCAAGGATCGCGACCCATTATCCATGTCGATGGGGCCTTCCGATTCACACAGGGAACAAAAGGCCAAGGCGCGAGGAGGGGGAGCCACATCAGACAATAGTAAAGAGAAACGGTTCCTCTGCATATTCTGTAACAAAGGCTTCCGCTGCCCCCAGAAGGTGGACATCCACCAGAGGGTTCACACAGGGGtgaaacccttcagctgtacccagtgtcacatgcGTTTCGCCCAGGCATGCaccctgaagaggcaccagagggtccacacaggggagaaacccttcagctgtacccagtgtcacatgTGCTTCGCTCAGGCTGGTGACCtaaagaggcaccagagggtccacacggGAGAGAGGCCTTTCGCCTGTGCGCACTGTgggaagaggttctcagagaAGAGCTACCTCAGGTTACACCAGCAGAAAAAACACTCCACTCTATAACAAGCACTTATATCAAAAGAGAAAGATTAATTTTAGTTGTCATCAGAAAATATCCGCAGATGCATTTGGATATTCCTGGGTAGAATATTACATCCAGACATTGTGTTAaggaatactgtatatacagtccctacagtgcattcggaccccttgactttttccacatattgttacattacagccttattctaaaattgattaaattatttccccccctcaatctacacacaaacatgtttttagacatttttgcaaatgtattaaaaatcaactgaaatcacatttacataagtattcagaccctttacttagtactttgtt
The genomic region above belongs to Oncorhynchus nerka isolate Pitt River linkage group LG18, Oner_Uvic_2.0, whole genome shotgun sequence and contains:
- the LOC115146722 gene encoding zinc finger protein 583-like; this encodes MANCMVFHSQMASIMEVLANAAVAEICKLVDDDYAVFRLEITQSQKENRALRRKLQLLEIKVARERAERTMRERVLASHPCNVKILDRYRGNAKGEGHLTRGHRSFVKPAGQNIWRDDHPITVDEGIGNSTHYVIESADAEDAGPGVKQELTEGEEDPRHSRDIQTGVPPVATENPSTAQEQSRTQCSIMEVSGTLNAILKSETDTETLTGINRLGCQPAPHSEYLLYGNLSPRTVLSHRDSGDTLQTVNDPSCSYTTETEMIPGDMPVVLDTQTNPMKVDWNQYSSSVYSEGCRDKKGEGLVVDEVIVKVEDDAPLIWSADETHLGEGHSQGNTSDFLDYRESLETNLNVETHSPLHEFKDRDPLSMSMGPSDSHREQKAKARGGGATSDNSKEKRFLCIFCNKGFRCPQKVDIHQRVHTGVKPFSCTQCHMRFAQACTLKRHQRVHTGEKPFSCTQCHMCFAQAGDLKRHQRVHTGERPFACAHCGKRFSEKSYLRLHQQKKHSTL